The following is a genomic window from Opitutus sp. GAS368.
ACCAGCGCCGCGACCGCCATCGCGTGCGAGTCGATGTGCGACAGCGAGAGCCAGACATGCGTGGCGCCGACCTGCGCGAGCAGCGCCGTGGCCTTGGCGTCGAGCCGCACGAGCGGCTCCTTGCGCGAACCGTGGTAAACCGACACCGAGGTCCAATCCAAATGCTCGCCGATCCCGGTGGTGAAGCACTTCGACACGGCCTCCTTGGCGGCCCAGCGGGCCGCGTAGTGCTTGTGCGGGTATTTCAGGCTGTTGCAGTAGGCCTGTTCCTCCTCGGTGAAGATGCGT
Proteins encoded in this region:
- the acpS gene encoding holo-ACP synthase; the encoded protein is MITLPPGGVLIGLGCDLIETERIKKVLEKHGERFLKRIFTEEEQAYCNSLKYPHKHYAARWAAKEAVSKCFTTGIGEHLDWTSVSVYHGSRKEPLVRLDAKATALLAQVGATHVWLSLSHIDSHAMAVAALVKQA